From the genome of Candidatus Methylopumilus turicensis, one region includes:
- the tgt gene encoding tRNA guanosine(34) transglycosylase Tgt, which yields MQFSLITQDGQARRGTVSLTHGDVQTPAFMPVGTYGSVKSLSPSEIRDIGAHIVLGNTFHLWLRPGLDVIEAHGGLHQFMSWDGPILTDSGGFQVWSLGDLRKISEEGVKFRSPINGDSCFLTPEESMRIQKVLNSDIVMIFDECTPYPATVQEARDSMQLSLRWARRSKDAHEGNPNALFGIIQGGMYEDLRDVSLNGLTEIGFDGYAIGGLSVGEPKEDMLRILAHTAPKMPKDKPRYLMGVGTPEDLVAAVSNGVDMFDCVMPTRNARNGWLFTRNGDIKLKNARYKMDTGPLDPECTCYTCQNFSRAYLHHLHRLGEILGSRLNTIHNLHYYQELMAGMRSAIESHTFEAFKQEFITKRSSLNQKV from the coding sequence ATGCAATTTTCTCTGATTACACAAGACGGCCAAGCGCGCCGCGGCACAGTAAGCCTGACACATGGCGACGTGCAAACGCCAGCTTTTATGCCTGTGGGCACTTACGGGTCTGTCAAATCTTTATCCCCCAGTGAAATCCGCGATATTGGCGCCCACATTGTGCTCGGCAACACCTTTCACTTATGGCTAAGACCTGGCTTGGATGTTATTGAGGCGCATGGCGGCCTTCATCAATTCATGAGTTGGGATGGCCCAATTTTGACGGACTCGGGCGGCTTCCAAGTGTGGAGCTTGGGCGACTTACGCAAAATTTCAGAGGAAGGCGTGAAATTCCGCTCACCTATTAATGGTGACAGTTGCTTCTTGACCCCTGAAGAATCGATGCGGATTCAAAAAGTCCTCAATTCTGACATCGTCATGATTTTTGACGAATGCACCCCTTATCCAGCCACCGTTCAAGAAGCCCGCGACTCCATGCAATTAAGTTTGCGCTGGGCGCGCCGTAGTAAAGATGCCCACGAAGGCAACCCAAATGCATTGTTTGGCATTATCCAAGGCGGCATGTACGAAGACTTACGTGACGTATCACTCAATGGACTCACTGAGATTGGCTTTGATGGCTATGCGATTGGCGGACTTTCTGTGGGTGAACCAAAAGAGGATATGTTACGCATCCTAGCGCACACTGCACCCAAGATGCCGAAAGACAAGCCTCGCTATTTGATGGGCGTGGGCACACCTGAAGATTTAGTAGCGGCCGTTAGCAATGGCGTAGATATGTTTGATTGTGTGATGCCGACTCGCAATGCACGCAACGGCTGGTTATTTACGCGTAACGGCGACATTAAGCTTAAAAATGCCCGCTACAAAATGGATACAGGGCCTCTAGATCCAGAGTGCACGTGTTATACCTGTCAAAACTTTAGTCGCGCATACTTGCATCACTTGCACAGATTAGGTGAAATTTTGGGATCGCGCCTCAATACTATTCATAACCTGCATTACTACCAAGAGCTGATGGCTGGCATGCGCTCGGCGATTGAATCACATACCTTTGAAGCCTTTAAGCAAGAATTTATCACTAAGCGCAGCAGTCTTAACCAAAAGGTATAA
- the yajC gene encoding preprotein translocase subunit YajC, which yields MFISSAYAATSTAPSDWTSFVPMIVIFVLFYFMLVRPQMKQAKEQRAMIEALKVGDEVATSSGILGKVTKVGDNVVSLEIAPSIIINVQKSAVQALLDKGTIKAL from the coding sequence ATGTTTATTAGTTCTGCATACGCGGCTACTAGCACTGCTCCATCAGATTGGACAAGTTTTGTTCCAATGATTGTGATTTTTGTATTGTTCTATTTCATGCTGGTTCGCCCACAAATGAAACAAGCAAAAGAACAACGCGCCATGATTGAAGCATTAAAGGTGGGCGATGAAGTCGCTACTTCAAGCGGTATTCTTGGCAAAGTCACTAAAGTAGGTGATAACGTTGTGAGCCTTGAAATTGCTCCATCCATTATTATCAATGTACAAAAATCAGCCGTTCAAGCCCTGTTAGATAAAGGCACCATTAAAGCACTCTGA
- a CDS encoding HAD family hydrolase, with translation MDLAIFDLDNTLLAGDSDYQWGEFLIDIGVVDRAAHASINDQFYADYKVGKLDIDAFLAFQLKPLSNNSRAQLDAWHLQFMQTKIQPMMTEKSRALVEKHRANGDVLLIITATNSFVTGPIAQAFGIPNLIGTVPEEVNGEFTGKVVGTPSFQQGKITRLNEWLAERGETLKDFDTTWFYSDSHNDLPLMKRVDKPVAVNPDPVLEAYAKDQDWPIISLRN, from the coding sequence TTGGATTTAGCAATTTTTGATTTGGATAACACCTTGTTAGCTGGTGATAGCGATTATCAGTGGGGTGAGTTTTTAATTGATATCGGCGTGGTCGATCGTGCGGCACACGCAAGCATTAACGACCAATTTTATGCGGATTACAAAGTGGGTAAGCTTGATATTGATGCGTTCTTGGCGTTCCAGCTTAAGCCTTTAAGCAACAACTCAAGAGCGCAGCTAGATGCTTGGCATTTGCAATTTATGCAAACCAAAATCCAGCCGATGATGACAGAAAAATCGCGTGCATTGGTTGAGAAGCACCGAGCCAATGGCGATGTATTGCTGATTATTACTGCCACAAATAGCTTTGTGACCGGCCCAATTGCCCAGGCTTTCGGCATCCCCAATTTAATTGGTACTGTGCCTGAAGAAGTGAACGGAGAATTTACAGGTAAGGTCGTTGGTACGCCTAGCTTTCAGCAAGGTAAGATTACGCGCCTAAATGAGTGGCTTGCTGAGCGCGGAGAGACCTTAAAAGATTTTGATACCACTTGGTTTTATAGCGACTCACACAATGATTTGCCATTGATGAAGCGAGTGGACAAGCCTGTGGCTGTGAACCCAGACCCAGTACTAGAGGCTTATGCTAAAGATCAAGACTGGCCAATCATCAGTCTGCGTAACTAA
- a CDS encoding 2-isopropylmalate synthase, producing the protein MTTNNQLIIFDTTLRDGEQSPGAAMTKEEKIRIARQLEKLGVNVIEAGFAAASPGDFDAIHAVAEIIKESTVCSLARANENDIRRAGEAIKPAKKGRIHTFIATSPIHMENKLRMTPDQVLARAVQAVKWALEYTDDVEFSAEDAVRSDMDFLVQVFDAVIEAGAKTINVPDTVGYSIPALWGERMQQLIARVKNSDKVVWSTHCHNDLGMAVANSLAAVMCGARQVECTINGLGERAGNASLEEIVMAVRTRRDVFNLETSIDATQIVPTSKLVSTITGYPVQPNKAVVGANAFAHESGIHQDGVLKFRETYEIMRAEDVGWNANKLTLGKLSGRNAFRSRLDELGIALDGEEALNAAFARFKTLADKKSEIFDEDIQALVSDDFVSDDTEYFKLAYLQVCSQTGETPHAVVAVLDSGTEKRAEADGGGPVDAAFKAIEKIVNSGAELLLYSVNNITSGTDAQGEVTVRLAKGGRIVNGQGADTDIVIASAKAYLNALNKLHSKSERAHPQI; encoded by the coding sequence ATGACAACAAATAATCAATTAATCATATTTGATACAACCTTGCGCGATGGCGAACAAAGCCCAGGCGCAGCAATGACTAAAGAAGAGAAAATCCGTATTGCGCGCCAACTTGAAAAGTTGGGTGTCAACGTGATCGAGGCAGGTTTTGCCGCGGCAAGCCCTGGCGACTTTGACGCAATTCATGCTGTGGCTGAAATCATTAAAGAATCGACCGTTTGTTCATTAGCGCGTGCGAATGAGAATGATATTCGTCGTGCGGGCGAAGCGATTAAACCTGCGAAAAAAGGCCGTATTCATACTTTTATTGCAACATCGCCTATCCATATGGAAAACAAATTACGCATGACGCCAGACCAAGTGTTGGCGCGTGCGGTGCAGGCTGTTAAATGGGCGTTGGAATATACCGATGACGTTGAGTTCTCTGCGGAAGATGCTGTGCGCTCTGATATGGACTTTTTAGTGCAAGTGTTTGATGCTGTGATTGAGGCGGGCGCTAAAACCATTAACGTGCCAGATACTGTTGGCTATTCAATTCCCGCGCTTTGGGGCGAGCGCATGCAACAATTGATTGCGCGCGTTAAGAACTCAGACAAAGTGGTCTGGTCAACCCATTGCCATAACGACTTAGGCATGGCAGTAGCCAACTCCTTGGCCGCGGTGATGTGTGGTGCGCGTCAAGTGGAATGTACGATTAATGGTTTGGGAGAGCGCGCAGGTAATGCCAGCTTGGAAGAAATTGTGATGGCAGTGCGCACCCGCCGTGACGTGTTTAATTTAGAAACATCGATTGATGCGACACAAATTGTGCCGACATCAAAATTGGTTTCTACGATTACTGGCTATCCAGTGCAGCCAAATAAAGCTGTGGTTGGCGCCAATGCTTTCGCGCATGAGAGCGGCATTCACCAAGATGGCGTATTGAAGTTCCGTGAAACTTACGAAATTATGCGTGCAGAAGATGTGGGTTGGAACGCCAACAAATTAACCTTAGGTAAGTTGTCTGGCCGAAATGCTTTCCGTTCTCGCTTAGATGAATTGGGCATCGCTTTGGATGGCGAAGAAGCATTGAATGCAGCTTTCGCTCGCTTTAAAACTTTGGCTGATAAAAAATCTGAAATTTTTGATGAAGACATCCAAGCCTTGGTGAGCGATGATTTCGTCAGTGACGATACAGAATATTTTAAATTAGCTTACTTGCAAGTTTGCTCACAAACTGGCGAAACGCCACATGCAGTGGTGGCTGTGCTTGATAGCGGCACTGAAAAACGTGCGGAGGCCGATGGTGGTGGTCCTGTAGATGCTGCATTTAAAGCGATTGAGAAGATTGTAAATAGCGGCGCTGAATTGCTTTTGTATTCAGTTAACAACATTACTAGCGGTACGGATGCGCAAGGTGAAGTGACCGTTCGTCTTGCTAAAGGTGGCCGTATTGTGAATGGTCAAGGTGCTGATACGGATATTGTGATAGCTTCCGCAAAAGCTTATTTAAATGCTTTGAACAAGCTTCATTCCAAATCAGAACGGGCACATCCGCAGATTTAA
- the pssA gene encoding CDP-diacylglycerol--serine O-phosphatidyltransferase, with protein sequence MAEATPRPRRKRNALEPSLRERGIYLLPNLFTTAALFAGFYAIVQAMNGKYEHAAVAIFIAMVMDGLDGRVARMTNTQSAFGAEYDSLSDMVSFGVAPALVVYVWALKPMGKLGWIAAFIYCASAALRLARFNTKLGTADKRYFQGLPSPAAAALLAGLVWVAFDNDIAGDFIFYPWFKMKWIAWSVTLFAGLSMVTDLRFYSGKEINLKNSVPFVVILLIVLAFVLISYSPPEVLFFVALVYALSGYVLWLMLFSKPKAVLGNQVSESEN encoded by the coding sequence ATGGCTGAAGCTACTCCACGTCCTCGTCGCAAAAGAAACGCATTAGAGCCAAGTTTGCGTGAGCGCGGCATTTATCTTTTGCCCAATTTGTTTACCACTGCTGCCTTGTTCGCTGGTTTTTACGCTATCGTACAGGCCATGAATGGCAAGTATGAACACGCCGCCGTGGCGATTTTTATCGCAATGGTGATGGATGGTTTGGATGGGCGAGTGGCTCGCATGACCAATACGCAAAGTGCGTTTGGTGCGGAATACGATAGTTTGTCTGACATGGTGTCATTTGGTGTTGCGCCAGCATTAGTGGTTTATGTTTGGGCATTAAAGCCTATGGGTAAGTTGGGCTGGATTGCGGCATTTATTTATTGTGCGAGTGCTGCATTACGCTTGGCTAGATTTAACACCAAACTTGGTACTGCTGATAAACGTTATTTCCAAGGCTTGCCCAGTCCTGCTGCTGCTGCATTGTTAGCTGGTTTGGTTTGGGTGGCTTTCGATAATGACATTGCTGGAGATTTCATTTTTTATCCATGGTTCAAAATGAAATGGATTGCTTGGTCAGTGACTTTATTTGCCGGTTTGTCGATGGTGACAGATTTGCGTTTTTACAGTGGCAAAGAGATTAACTTAAAAAATAGTGTTCCTTTTGTGGTGATTCTTTTAATCGTCTTAGCGTTCGTACTGATTTCATATAGTCCACCAGAGGTCTTGTTCTTTGTGGCATTGGTTTATGCCTTATCTGGGTATGTGTTGTGGTTGATGCTTTTTTCTAAGCCCAAGGCTGTATTGGGTAATCAAGTCAGTGAATCAGAAAATTGA
- the secD gene encoding protein translocase subunit SecD → MNRYPLWKYILVLTVLLLGLVYSMPNIFGESPAVQITTAKATSKLDPALLGKVEAVLQQENIKIDAIFMDATGVKVRFSDADTQIKAKDVLKSSFGKDYVIALNLISRSPSWLTNIHARPMYLGLDLRGGVHFLLQVDMKAALDKAADRYVGDFRASLRKERVSYSGVVRDEQSIQIKFSDAKELAKAKKIISNDFPDLTLKETSDSLTATLNLQAQKRIQEFALKQNIQTLHNRINELGVAEPIIQQQGLDRVVVQLPGVQDTAKAKEILGRTATLEIRLVDEDKSDPTTLEQARNGQVPFGDEFFMDRNGQPILVKKKVELTGEYITDAGPGADQQSGRSAVNVTLDGRGARIFRQVTKDNVGKRMAILLIEKGQAEVITAPVINEEIGGGRVQISGMNNTQEATDISLLLRAGALAAPMDIIEERTVGPSMGEENIKRGMHSTMWGFAAIAVFMIIYYVMFGGISVVALGINLLLLLAILSMLQATLTLPGLAAIALTLGMAIDANVLINERIREELRSGNSAQASIHAGYDRAFDTILDSNVTTMIAGLALFMFGSGPVKGFAVVHVLGILTSMFSAVVVSRAIVNLVYGYRRKINQLAIG, encoded by the coding sequence ATGAATCGTTATCCATTGTGGAAATATATCTTAGTTTTGACAGTCCTTTTATTAGGACTTGTTTATTCCATGCCCAATATTTTTGGCGAGTCTCCGGCGGTACAAATCACCACCGCGAAAGCAACGTCAAAATTAGATCCAGCGTTATTAGGCAAGGTGGAAGCAGTGCTCCAACAAGAAAACATCAAAATTGATGCGATTTTTATGGATGCAACGGGTGTGAAAGTTAGATTCTCCGATGCTGATACCCAAATTAAAGCAAAAGACGTCCTCAAAAGTAGTTTTGGTAAAGATTATGTGATTGCATTGAATTTGATTTCTCGGTCACCAAGCTGGCTAACTAACATTCATGCGCGTCCAATGTATTTGGGCTTAGATTTACGTGGTGGGGTTCACTTTTTACTGCAAGTTGACATGAAGGCCGCGCTAGACAAGGCTGCAGATCGCTATGTCGGCGACTTCCGTGCATCACTTCGCAAAGAGCGTGTTTCCTATTCTGGTGTTGTTCGTGATGAGCAAAGCATACAAATCAAATTTAGCGATGCTAAAGAACTCGCCAAAGCAAAGAAAATTATTAGTAATGATTTTCCCGACTTAACCCTCAAAGAAACGAGTGACTCCCTCACAGCTACTTTGAACTTACAGGCGCAAAAACGTATTCAAGAGTTCGCGCTGAAACAAAACATCCAGACCTTACATAACCGTATCAATGAGCTTGGTGTGGCTGAGCCTATCATTCAACAACAAGGGCTAGATCGTGTTGTTGTTCAACTCCCGGGTGTTCAGGACACCGCAAAAGCGAAAGAAATTTTAGGCAGAACAGCCACCTTAGAAATTCGTTTAGTTGATGAAGACAAAAGTGATCCTACGACATTAGAACAAGCACGTAATGGCCAAGTCCCATTTGGTGATGAGTTCTTTATGGACCGCAACGGTCAACCAATCCTTGTGAAAAAGAAAGTGGAACTCACTGGTGAATACATTACTGATGCAGGCCCTGGTGCTGATCAGCAAAGTGGTCGTTCAGCGGTTAACGTGACGCTTGATGGTCGTGGCGCACGTATTTTCAGACAAGTGACTAAAGACAACGTCGGCAAACGCATGGCTATTTTACTCATTGAAAAAGGCCAAGCCGAGGTAATCACTGCGCCAGTAATTAACGAAGAAATTGGTGGCGGTCGCGTCCAAATTTCTGGCATGAATAACACACAAGAAGCCACTGACATTTCCTTACTTCTTCGGGCTGGCGCACTTGCTGCCCCAATGGACATTATTGAAGAACGTACTGTCGGCCCAAGCATGGGTGAAGAAAACATTAAACGCGGCATGCACTCTACGATGTGGGGATTTGCAGCAATCGCTGTATTTATGATTATTTACTACGTGATGTTTGGTGGCATTTCGGTGGTCGCGCTTGGTATCAACTTATTGTTGTTGCTAGCAATCCTTTCAATGCTCCAAGCCACATTGACATTACCAGGCTTAGCCGCGATTGCACTGACACTGGGGATGGCGATTGATGCGAACGTATTGATTAACGAACGTATACGTGAAGAGTTACGCAGCGGTAACTCAGCCCAAGCATCGATTCATGCTGGTTACGACCGGGCGTTCGATACGATTTTGGATTCCAACGTCACCACCATGATTGCAGGCTTAGCATTGTTTATGTTCGGCTCTGGCCCAGTGAAAGGCTTTGCTGTGGTGCACGTGCTTGGTATTTTGACTTCTATGTTCAGTGCGGTTGTTGTATCGCGCGCGATTGTGAACCTGGTGTATGGTTATCGCCGCAAAATCAATCAATTGGCGATTGGCTAA
- the clpS gene encoding ATP-dependent Clp protease adapter ClpS yields the protein MAGIKHQENTIEATKTQKPKPPSMYSVLIFNDDYTPMEFVVEVLQRFFNKNREQATQIMLQVHTKGSGVCGIYPLDIAETKVGQVIAFATEHGHPLQCNMQEI from the coding sequence ATGGCTGGCATTAAGCATCAAGAAAATACAATCGAGGCAACGAAAACCCAAAAACCAAAGCCGCCTTCGATGTATAGCGTGTTGATCTTTAACGACGATTACACCCCAATGGAATTTGTCGTCGAAGTGCTCCAGCGTTTTTTTAATAAAAACCGTGAACAAGCGACGCAAATTATGCTCCAAGTACATACCAAAGGTTCAGGCGTATGCGGCATTTATCCGCTCGACATCGCTGAAACTAAAGTTGGGCAAGTCATTGCGTTTGCAACCGAGCATGGCCATCCTTTGCAATGTAATATGCAAGAAATTTAA
- a CDS encoding HlyC/CorC family transporter, with product MPLHLQFIVLGLLLGLSAFFSSAETSLMTLNRYRLRHLANDGHRGAKLAQALLKKTDHLLGAILLGNTFAAVAIATISDDISMQMLGEGNTGLIVGTVSVTFIILIFGEITPKVVAAAHAEKIAFAYSYVLYPLTKILYPAIWFTNLFVTGLLKLFRIKVNFSEVTQAITTEELRSIVTESGHYIPHKNRAILLNLFDLENATVDDVMTAHTQIEDVDLDTPFEELLQQISSSNHTRLLVKQGAEEEIVGIIHIRKVINQLRNGELTIEGLREVISEPYFIPSGTPLYTQIQQFQEHHQRMALVVDEYGELKGLVTLEDILEEIIGDFTTQSPLRANTFHQEEDGTWVVDGSCSLRDLNKKLGLNLPIDGPRTLNGLVLEHFEDIPEPGTSIRIGDCALEIMQTQDKIVKSVRLMPLNQEVELG from the coding sequence ATCCCTCTACATTTGCAATTCATCGTACTAGGATTGCTACTTGGCTTATCAGCGTTTTTTTCAAGCGCTGAAACCAGCCTGATGACCCTCAATCGATATAGGTTGCGTCATCTCGCAAACGATGGCCATCGCGGGGCTAAATTAGCACAGGCGCTACTAAAAAAAACTGATCACCTACTTGGTGCAATTTTGTTAGGCAATACTTTTGCCGCAGTAGCTATCGCAACGATTAGTGACGACATTAGTATGCAGATGCTTGGTGAGGGCAACACAGGTCTTATTGTTGGCACAGTTTCAGTCACATTTATTATTTTAATTTTTGGCGAAATCACCCCTAAAGTAGTTGCTGCAGCACACGCCGAGAAAATAGCTTTTGCTTACAGCTACGTTCTATACCCGCTTACAAAAATACTCTACCCAGCCATTTGGTTTACTAATTTATTCGTGACTGGATTACTCAAGCTATTTCGTATTAAAGTCAATTTTTCTGAAGTGACGCAGGCCATTACGACTGAGGAGCTTAGAAGTATTGTGACTGAATCAGGGCATTACATTCCTCATAAAAACCGTGCAATTTTGCTTAACTTGTTTGATTTAGAAAACGCTACGGTCGATGACGTGATGACCGCGCATACTCAAATTGAAGATGTTGATCTCGACACGCCTTTTGAAGAGCTGTTACAACAAATATCATCTAGCAACCACACGCGCTTATTAGTAAAACAAGGGGCTGAAGAAGAAATTGTAGGCATCATTCATATTCGCAAGGTGATCAATCAACTGCGCAATGGCGAACTCACCATCGAAGGATTGCGCGAAGTGATTAGTGAGCCCTACTTCATCCCATCCGGCACACCGCTTTACACCCAAATTCAGCAGTTCCAAGAACATCATCAGCGCATGGCATTGGTTGTGGATGAGTATGGTGAACTCAAAGGCCTGGTGACACTCGAAGATATATTGGAAGAGATTATTGGCGACTTTACGACCCAATCACCACTCCGCGCCAATACGTTTCATCAAGAGGAAGATGGCACTTGGGTTGTGGATGGTAGCTGCTCATTACGAGATTTGAACAAAAAACTAGGGCTTAATCTACCCATTGATGGCCCGAGAACACTCAATGGCCTTGTGCTTGAGCACTTTGAGGATATTCCTGAACCTGGCACCAGCATTCGCATTGGCGACTGCGCATTGGAGATTATGCAAACACAAGACAAAATTGTGAAAAGCGTGCGCTTGATGCCACTAAATCAAGAAGTCGAACTAGGCTAA
- the secF gene encoding protein translocase subunit SecF, which produces MEIFKIKKDIPFMSYGRLTTAISLVTFLFAVFFLAAKGLNLGVDFTGGTVVEVSYPQSADLVKIRHAVDSIGLNEATVQNFGSSHDVMIRLPLKKGVTSAQLSEQVLTALKQEDSTVEMRRVETVGAQVGQELYENGALALLLVSIGIMAYLALRFEWRFAVAAIIANMHDVIIILGFFAFFQWEFNLTVLAAILAVLGYSVNESVVVFDRVRENFKKMRKATVTTVIDNAITRTMSRTVITHFCTQLMVLSMLLFGGETLHNFSLALTIGILFGIYSSVLVACPIALYLGVSRENLITGAEKKETIDEMP; this is translated from the coding sequence ATGGAAATTTTTAAGATTAAAAAAGACATTCCGTTTATGAGTTATGGCCGTCTGACCACAGCCATTTCATTGGTCACCTTCTTGTTTGCGGTGTTCTTTCTCGCAGCTAAAGGCTTAAACCTTGGTGTCGATTTTACTGGTGGCACGGTCGTTGAAGTCAGCTACCCACAATCCGCAGACCTTGTAAAAATACGCCATGCAGTGGACAGCATCGGACTGAATGAAGCCACCGTCCAAAACTTTGGTTCCAGTCATGACGTGATGATTCGCTTACCGCTTAAAAAGGGTGTGACTTCAGCACAACTTTCAGAGCAGGTCTTAACGGCGTTAAAACAAGAAGACAGTACTGTTGAAATGCGCCGGGTTGAAACCGTTGGTGCACAAGTGGGTCAAGAGCTTTACGAAAACGGTGCATTGGCTTTATTGCTTGTTTCAATCGGCATCATGGCTTACTTAGCATTACGTTTTGAATGGCGCTTTGCGGTTGCTGCCATTATCGCAAACATGCATGACGTGATTATCATTCTTGGCTTCTTTGCATTTTTCCAATGGGAATTTAACCTCACCGTGCTTGCAGCAATTTTAGCGGTACTCGGCTACTCAGTGAACGAATCAGTGGTGGTTTTTGATCGCGTGCGTGAGAACTTCAAAAAAATGCGTAAAGCAACTGTCACCACTGTAATTGATAACGCAATTACCCGCACCATGTCACGTACCGTGATTACCCACTTCTGTACTCAATTGATGGTGCTTTCAATGTTGTTGTTCGGTGGCGAAACGCTGCACAACTTCTCATTAGCGCTGACCATTGGGATTTTATTCGGGATCTATTCTTCAGTATTGGTGGCATGTCCAATCGCTTTGTATTTAGGTGTTTCCCGCGAAAACCTAATTACGGGTGCTGAAAAGAAAGAAACCATCGACGAGATGCCTTGA